ATGGGATTGAAGAAACTTCTGCCTCTGCGCTAAAAACCTATTACAATGCCATTGCATTAGCCACTATCAATGATGAAGACAATGGTCTTTCCGTGATAGAAGGATTTAGAAAAAAAATAACCTGCCAAAAAGAAATTACGCAAGGCAAGCATTTTAATCTGCAGCACTTAATCGCAGCGTATCAGGCCTACATTGATAACTTTCATGCTTTTGAAACATGGCATAACTGTGACTTATTTTGGCAAAACGTGGTTGGTTATGTACAAAGACAGATGACAGCTTATGATGCCCAAATTCACTGCTCGGGTATACAGAAAGTCTTGGGGGATGAGAAGTCATTTGCTCGACGGCTTGAATTTGCTAATGGCGGGGCTGTCTTCCCTTTAAATATTGATTCTGGTCTTGGTTTTGATTTCGCGATTCATAGTTATTATGCGGTCGGCGGGGAGGACTGTTTGCTGGCGCTGGCGGCGTGCTGGGGGTTGCCGGCGGTGACCGCGCTGAAAAATTATGTGGAGCAAAAACAAACGCACTTGCTGGACTTAGAGAGTCACTTGAGCAAGGAATGTATTATCAGCCAAGTTAATTGCACTTAATTGTTCAAACCGTTCATCAAGCAGTGCTTTAGCCAAAATTCTAAGACTTGATTGATGGGTGGTTTGAATAAACTCGATTAATAGCTGCTGATAAGACCATTGAGCATTTGTTTTTGCCCACCAGGAACACCATCGAGACAGGTAGTTTTTGATCGCTTGGGTAGCAAACCCATGGGTGACCATTGACTTAACGGTCTCACGTGCTTTTCGAAATGTTCTAGGGTGTGGGGTGGTTGGGCTGGGCATTGGTGCGTTCGGTAGGCACTTCCCCCACTATAAATAGTATTTGAACAATTATCAGAAGCACATGCATTCCTGGTATTATCTTGAGGTTGCGTCTCAAGATAGTTGACGCCGAGAAAATGATACTCTCGTGAGACTAATCCGATACGAGATTTTTTACGTGAAAGGGAAAGTTTTCTTTCCTTTAAGATACCCATGACTTTTTGTTTACATCGGTTGAGCTGCCGTTTGGACTTGCATAACACAATTAGATCATCCTGGTAGCGCAAATAGAAGACTTCAGTCTGAGTCAATGCGTCATCCAAGGGCTTTAGATAAAGGGCACTAAACAATTGAGACAAGGGACCACGTAATGAAATACCATTATCCGGATTGATAGTTCCCCAAGGAGTATCAATAGGATTTTTTATAATATTCGTGAGCATGAATTGTACTTTGGGGTCATCAAAATAATGCTCAATGTCTTTCAAAAGTAAACAATGTGAAATCGATTTATAATAAGATTTGATATCAAGACGCATCACAAAGGGATATTGTTTGCTCTTTAATACCTCTTGAAGACGCGAAGTGGCCAATTTGACACCGTTTGGCCCGTGCAAATGCAGACAATTTGGATTGGTGATGTAGGGAAAAGTCGGTTTTAACTGTTTCAGCAATAGATGTTGTAAAATACGATCGGTGAGATGCAGTTGATCCACCCGTTCGTCTTTAAAGTAATAACGCTTTAAATGATGGGGATTATAGGTTCCACGAACCAGTGTGCAAATAGCTTCTAAAAGCCAACTATCTAGGTCACGTGCCAGAAAATGAATATCATGGTTGTGGTTTAGATGTTGTTTTTGGCGATAAATGCTTGTAAAAAGAGCCTTCCCACGAGTGCTCATATCCCCAATATTCCACCGCTTGATACTGTTGTCTTTGGGTAGGGCACTCAGGCGGATTCAACAAGCTAATGCAACCACCTTTTCTTCATCAGCTGTCTGCGGTAAAAATAACATAGCTGGTGATTTAAAGCCTAATGTTTTTCTAGGTCTGTCATTCAATTTTTCCATAATTGCTTTTAAGTGTTCATCAGTTATGGATTCAAAGCTTGCGCCTTTTTTTAAGTATTGTCGTACCAATCCATTGGTATTTTCATTAAGTCCACGTTCCCAAGATGAATAAGGATGAGCGAAGAAAAAATCGGAATTTAACTGCTCGGTTATCTTCTCATGATAAGCAAATTCAGAGCCGTTATCAGCTGTAATGGATAAAACCGAGTTGGTATATGGTTTTAAAGCATCTATCGTGGCTAAGCTTACGTTTTCAGCGGTTTTCTGGTTAACCTTTTTAAGGATAGTAAACTTAGTCTTTCGTTCAACGATTGAAACGACAGCATGCTTACGATTCTTGCCAATAAGGGTATCAATCTCCCAATCACCAATTCGCGCTTTTTCATCAACGATTTTAGGTCTTTCATCAATGAATCGCCTGTTTCTAATTGGCCCTTGACGTTTAGGGCCACCATAGCGCTTACGATACTTCTTTTGTTGATGCCTTAAGTGTTTAAATAAGCTACCGCCGTGCTTTTTATCCGTTAAAATAAACTGATAAATCCACTCATGACTTAAGCTAAATAACTGCTTGCGTTTAGCATAGCCGCTAATTTGTTCAGGACTCCAGTCCTGGCTTATCTTTTCCCTAATAAACTGCTTAATCTCCTCATTGACTTTGATGTACTTGGGCTTATCTCGTTGCCTATCATCCGCATACTTCTGCGCGTAATTTGCCTTATAGGTCCAATATCCTAAGCGCGTGCGAATAAAGGTTAGATTACGATTAAGCTCCCTACTAATCGTTGACTTATGGACCCCTAGCTCATCGGCTATTTGTTGCTGCGTATAACCTGCATGCACAAACGCTTGAATTTTACACCGCTTGAGATAATCCAAATGCTTGTAACTCATTTACAACTCCTGTACTAAAACAGCAGGAAGTTTACTCTCTTATCCTGCCTCTTTTATATACAAAAGTTGCACTAATCTGTTGAATCCAAGTCATAAGAAATCATCCATGTCTTCTTTTTACACTACAAACAAATAGTTAATGGATAAGTGTTATGTTACTCTTATTTTTGAATTAAATCATTGATTCAATCCGGTTAAATGATTAATGTTATTTGCTCTAAACACTATGTTTTGCAAGGAGCTATAAGAATGAGCCTCTGTTTTTCTGGAGTGGATGGTATAACGCAAGCAGGGAGCTTGTTAATTGATGTGACAAAGCAGCACCCACTTATTCTCTTATCCCAGTCCTTACCTTGGAACATACTGGTAAAAACGATTCTTCCTGATTTAAAGAAGACGAAAGGAGGATGGGCAGAAAACTAAGAGTTCGCATTCATTTGGGTGTTTATTTATTGCAGCAGCTGTTTAATAAGACTGATCGGCAAATTGAATATGATGTAAAAGATAACGCGGTATGCCAACTTTTTTGTGGAGTAGGGATTGTTGAACAATGGCATGTGCTTGATCATACAAAAATTGAAGAGTTTCGATCGCGATTAAGTGAAGAAACTCAAAAAACCTTGGCAAATCTGATGGCAAAGCAAGCGGTTTTTCTTGGTTTTGCCGATCCCAGTAATGTTGATATTGATTCGACAATACAAGAAGCCAATATGCATTACCCAGCGGATAGTTGTCTATTAAAAATAGCTTGGGGCGATGTCACACAAAGTTGCATCTTTTTTAAATGGCACTTGGGAAGACTGCATTAAAGCACCGTTGCAAGTGAATATGAAGAAAGTGAGTGCGGCAGCGCGAGCGTATTTTTTCTTGCCAAAAAACTCAACCAAAGAAGTCAAATCCAATAAAATTACTGAATGTTGTTGTCGAGGAAACACAAGCCGTTATTGACTATTGTAAGACGTTAGGTGCTGATTTTATTGCCAAAGTACCTTGGGGTATTCAACGTACAATGGAACAAATCAATGCATTGACAGAACAATATATTAAAGACGTTCGCTATTTTCTGACCGAAAAAATAATAGCCCCAGCAAAAGCACTTTCATTTCATTTAAAGGACGTTGCTTGTTTTACAAAAGGGAAACTTGGGAAAAAGTATCAATTTGGGCGATGTATTCAGCTCGGACTTATTGATGGGAATTTTTTGTTTATCACCAAATCAACGTCTATTCATATGGTAGATAAGACATCTTTTCCCGCCATTATTGAATGCCACCAGGAGCTTTTTAATGGTGCACCAATAAATTCTGTTGGAACTGATAAGGGATATTACAGTGCTGCCAATGAAAAATATTTGCTGGCAAAAGGCGTCAATGAAATTGCGATTCAGAGACTAAAAAATATTAAAAAACAAACGATTAAATCTCTGTTAAAAAAACGTGAAGAGGAATTAGTGAATCGGCGATCAGGCATTGAGCCTTTGATTGGGCATGCCAAGCATGGCGGTCAACTTGGACGAAGTCGCATGAAATCAGATAAAGGAATTGAATCTTCTGGATATACTGCGGTGCTCGGGTTTAACATAAGACAACTCATTAAGTGGCAAAAACCACCCAGCAGAAAAAAAATCGCATGAATCAGTTTCGCGCCAGCGACTTATTAAAATAATGAAAACAACCTTGCCTTAATTTTTATCGCTTATATAATCACTTCCTATAAGTTACATTCTCGGAAGTAAAAATAAGAGTGTTAAGAGATGTCTAATCGCTGTAAAAATGAATTGGTAGTAATGAGCAACAACCAAGAACTAATCGCAAAGGAATATGCGAAGCTAGATGAACTGATAAGGGATTATATGAAACAGGCATTATCACCTAGTACCGTTAAGTTTTAGGGTATTGATTTGCGCATCTTTTCTGAATGGTGCGAATCAATGGCATTAGACGCATTACCTGCCATACCCGATACGGTGGCGCGTTTTCTTGCGCAACAAGCAAGCTCAGGCATTAAACCCGCCACATTAACACGAAGACTTGCAGCTATTCGTATGGCTCATGAAGCGAATGGTTTCGCGAACCCTACGCAACACAAAGGTGTTAAAGCGGTGTTCAAAGGTATCAAGCGCGAAAAAGGTGTCGCTCAAGAGAAGAAAGCACCTTTAACCGCCTAGCGTATGAAAGCCATCATCTCTCATTGTCCAGGTACGTTAACAGGCATTAGAGATAAAGCCTTACTGTTACTTTGATCTTGCCCCGTTTTAATAGACACAACTATGCGACTTTTCTTAAATGATTTTCAAATAATTGTGGCGCAGAAGCTGGTGCAGACCTGTTTAAGTTAATGGAGGTTTGGCGACATACTCACCCCAAAACAGTTATGGGCTATGTTCGTAATGCGCACCTATTTGATAACCATGCTGGAGAAAAATTTCTTTAATGCTATTTAGACTAATTAGTGCTTTCCTTACTTTGACTTTATAATAAAAGAGATACTGCCGGTTCTTTCTAAAATTGCAGAGTCAACTAAAGAATAATTTTCAGTATTTAACTTTTGACGCAATTGCGCCAATATATCATTTTCACTGATGCTAAAACGACGCATATTTTTATAATTTATTTCGCCATGCTCTATTAAGTAATAAGAACACCCTTTAAATAAGAAGCCTATTCTATTAAAGAAAAAGCATAACTTAGACAGTATAAGATGAAGAATGACGAGAGTTAATAAAGCCTCTACCGTAAGCCATAGTGAGTTTGCACCGGCAATACCCCTACTGATTAGCCCTCCTGAAATAGCAATGATTAAAAAATCTAAAGGTGTGCTTATATTAAAACGGTGATTAGTAAATCTGAATAGGAGAACACTTAAACAAAATAAAATAATACAGCGAATCCAGGCGCAAAAATATCCAGGGTCACTGTTAAT
The sequence above is drawn from the Legionella beliardensis genome and encodes:
- a CDS encoding DUF421 domain-containing protein, whose product is MDYIHWINSDPGYFCAWIRCIILFCLSVLLFRFTNHRFNISTPLDFLIIAISGGLISRGIAGANSLWLTVEALLTLVILHLILSKLCFFFNRIGFLFKGCSYYLIEHGEINYKNMRRFSISENDILAQLRQKLNTENYSLVDSAILERTGSISFIIKSK
- a CDS encoding transposase, translated to MGRKLRVRIHLGVYLLQQLFNKTDRQIEYDVKDNAVCQLFCGVGIVEQWHVLDHTKIEEFRSRLSEETQKTLANLMAKQAVFLGFADPSNVDIDSTIQEANMHYPADSCLLKIAWGDVTQSCIFFKWHLGRLH
- a CDS encoding IS30 family transposase; the protein is MSYKHLDYLKRCKIQAFVHAGYTQQQIADELGVHKSTISRELNRNLTFIRTRLGYWTYKANYAQKYADDRQRDKPKYIKVNEEIKQFIREKISQDWSPEQISGYAKRKQLFSLSHEWIYQFILTDKKHGGSLFKHLRHQQKKYRKRYGGPKRQGPIRNRRFIDERPKIVDEKARIGDWEIDTLIGKNRKHAVVSIVERKTKFTILKKVNQKTAENVSLATIDALKPYTNSVLSITADNGSEFAYHEKITEQLNSDFFFAHPYSSWERGLNENTNGLVRQYLKKGASFESITDEHLKAIMEKLNDRPRKTLGFKSPAMLFLPQTADEEKVVALAC
- a CDS encoding transposase, which codes for MRQRERIFSCQKTQPKKSNPIKLLNVVVEETQAVIDYCKTLGADFIAKVPWGIQRTMEQINALTEQYIKDVRYFLTEKIIAPAKALSFHLKDVACFTKGKLGKKYQFGRCIQLGLIDGNFLFITKSTSIHMVDKTSFPAIIECHQELFNGAPINSVGTDKGYYSAANEKYLLAKGVNEIAIQRLKNIKKQTIKSLLKKREEELVNRRSGIEPLIGHAKHGGQLGRSRMKSDKGIESSGYTAVLGFNIRQLIKWQKPPSRKKIA
- a CDS encoding reverse transcriptase domain-containing protein; this translates as MSTRGKALFTSIYRQKQHLNHNHDIHFLARDLDSWLLEAICTLVRGTYNPHHLKRYYFKDERVDQLHLTDRILQHLLLKQLKPTFPYITNPNCLHLHGPNGVKLATSRLQEVLKSKQYPFVMRLDIKSYYKSISHCLLLKDIEHYFDDPKVQFMLTNIIKNPIDTPWGTINPDNGISLRGPLSQLFSALYLKPLDDALTQTEVFYLRYQDDLIVLCKSKRQLNRCKQKVMGILKERKLSLSRKKSRIGLVSREYHFLGVNYLETQPQDNTRNACASDNCSNTIYSGGSAYRTHQCPAQPPHTLEHFEKHVRPLSQWSPMGLLPKRSKTTCLDGVPGGQKQMLNGLISSY